The DNA segment atcaaatcaatcgaCAATTGAATCcagtagtctcaagacatcagaagtcaaagacttaaagagtttcacaagtcaagacctGAAGGaggcttcacaagcatgaaaaccGGAgctttttaaaagtaaaatcatgtaaaaatcaaaattgtgattcatcaacatacaGAATCCACAACTAGAAATTAatatcaaatccaagatgcaaactCAAATGTCAAAGATGCAAATGATCAAGATAAAACCAAATGTACAAGAAAagatcaaatgtccaagatacaaatttcaaatgaatcaacaactAAGCTCAACAACCTTAATGCTaaggcgttgaagagttcacaagttgcaaatgtttcacaagcatgaaagctaAGACTTATGAAGagtcaaatcaaattttttgattcataaacatagagaatccacaacttgaaatccaaatcaaatctaaCATAAGCTCAAATGGTCAAGACAAAATCAATGATGATGTTGtcaagcgttgaagagttcacaagttgcaaaaagttatACAAGTATGAAAACTGACAGGCCCCTTTTGTgagtgtaccgcaagtgcaagggttgtcaaagtaataaaagtaccctggtgagtgggtagtcgtatccacaagaaatagtgattagaaatacaagatttgctatttaactatggtgaagatgaatcaatagtggtgcgaacaatatcagtgtgaaaaagaaaagaaataaagaaaacaagaaagagagacgcaataaaatgagaggaaaggcattCGATagaagatggggtacccggacattgctcaccctaggactattgcttcaagtgcaagaccaatcattatttctcccaactgatgtctaatgagtcatggaaatccttaaacacacggtcccaaacctaaggtcaaccgtgactaaccctacactatcccctggcggagaaatcgctcagtctcaatacctcacactgtgcaatgttgcttaaagctctagggtttccaagtgataaaccctattccctaatctagatcaaACCTTTTAGtaaaggcgaaagacccctagtcacaattaaaccccagcactaaggattacttcaacgcttcactctgttacttgcacaactaagtcccagtggagtttctcttagcacttccctctattgtgaccgtaaagagCTCTTGGAACATGTAGGTAGgctaaatcacaccggaaggggaAGGGgtcattccgctacctctcgactcaccctcttaaccctctccaacatagctttgtctaactttcatggtgtgtcactaacccacaaggattaccaagaaggattctcaaccctagtgtcactctaagggaaaatcaactcaacaagcattcaagattggaactcaattagaacatcaattaaagaaaacataataaaaggtcaatgaaataaaatcatcctagggtttacacaAGCACCCGctatctccatggagcaataatggaatcaaaagtaaagacatGCAATACATAAGTAAAACctcttgtagtccgtatcgatggtcttgtggagtaggcTCGTCTCCTACAAGGGTTCCCTCGTTAAGCCTAAaacacacctcgccgaattgatgccaacgaaagctcccccaataactatcttccaaaggaacgcgatgttgagagccgtagaaccactccaaaaaccttaccaaagcctctccaaaccctagccacgagtaCCTCCAAAGATGCGCAAAAGATGGTGATAACAGTTTTTTACGtgtgaaccacaagtgcacaggtttgttgaagtaataataccttggtgagtgggtagtcgtatccagatggaatagtgatcagaaacactaagattgctatttaactagaatgaagatgaattgatagtggtgtgaacaaagtcaatgaaaatagaaataaagaagacGGAAGGGAGacgctataaaaaatgagaggaaaggcaatcaatagaaagtggggcacccagacattgctccccctaggactattgctttaagtgcaaacccaactattatgtctcctaaatgatgcttaatgtgttttgaaaatcctaaaatacacggtcccaaacttaaagtcaaccgtgactaaccctacactatgccccggcggagaaatcgcttagtctcaacacctcacactgtgtaaagttgcttaaagctctggggactccaagtgataaaccctattccctaacattgatctaaccctttggttcaagtGAAAGATccgtagtcacaattaagccccagcactaaggattacttcaacgcttcactctgttgattgggcaactaagccccagtggatcTCTTAgctcttcactctattgtgaccacaaagaactcttggaacatggaggtagtagaaatcacaccaaaggggaaagggtatgctccgctacctctcgactcaccctctcaaaacTCTCCAAACTtcctttgtctaaccctcatggtgtgtcactcactcacaaagattaccaatgtaggctctcaactctagtgtcactttaagggaaaacccattcaacaagcattcaagattggaactcaattaaaaacatcaattaaagaaacataatagaaaggtcaaagaaacaataatatcctagggtttacaagtccaagtacccactaggggtttagctctccatggagcaagatacaatcaataatgaaatcgaaagtaaaagcatgcaatccatatgtAAAACCCCAttggtattcgtgttgatggtcttgtggagtgaccgcatcttctccaaaggttccttcgtcaagcctagggcatacctcgccgaatcgatgctgacgaaagctcccacaATAACACTCTTCAGAAGGAACGCGGCgttgaaagccgtagaaccacaccaaaagccttgccaaagctccctaaaccctagccgcgagcgcctccaaagatggtgaagagaagGGCAAAAGATCGGAAAAACATTTCTCAATCGGGCTGAAATCACGGTTTTAAATAAGCCggaatcaagcatccacacgggcgtgtggacacACAGATGTGAATTTGTAGAAATTCATTTTTCGGCGGCCTGTGATCAGTAACTGCTaaagtaaattgctacatttatttgctacagtaacctgctacaatgctccgccaaaatactcccgaatccacactttttatcaaggcaacataaatagCCACACGTCCATGCTGTAGGTCACGTTGgatctttaaataaaaacatatttgacaacaatcttgctagcattacacaagtcggaacacatgagtgtgactgcctttgtgctcctccgatttgcatgttcactcgagcacaacggaggttggcacacacttgtGTCTTTggacacaacttgtgtcttccgtttgttcactccaagatttcatcaacaaaatgcctccatgatctactttggcttttttcttctatacttgactccacaaccctacatgtacaaaagaacacaaatacatatgtataagcgataaaacctgacaaaaataatgctcattgtaagaaaagaatacttcgtattcttaatacacaaacacttaacagatggaaaaaagattggaaaaagatcCCCTCAAAACGTCATGacacggctttaaataggcttgaatcaagcatccacacgggcgtgtggaatttccacacaccagtgtgaatctccaggaattgCATTTTCAACGCGCTGTGtatagtacctactacagtgattttctccaaaatgctctcaaatccacatttttcatcaaggccacatgaatgggaacACATTTatgcggtagatcgtgttgcatcttcGATAATGTCACATTGATGAcgatcttgctagccttgcctTGCACAAGTCTGAACACGTGAATGTGACTACCGTTGTGCCTCTCTAAACCATGTGTTTGCTtgagcacaatagaggttgACACAtaatcacgtgtctttgagcataacttgtgtcttcgcatttgttcactctaagatttcgtaaacaaagtgcatccacgatctactttgtcTCCTTTCTTCAACTAtttattgtctccacaaccctatatccacaaaagaacacaaatacacatgtataagcgataaaatttgagaaaagtaatgctcaatgtaagaaaagaatacttcgtattactaatacagaagcacttatcaaaagccgaagcttatggaaagtcaaatcATGTAAATTCGAATTAGTGGTTCCTCAGcatagagaatccacaactCAATGTCCTAAttaaatccaagatgcaaagtCAAATgcccaagatgcaagttcaaatgtCCGAGATACACATTTTATATGAATTAACAAATGAGCTCGACAACCTCAAGGctaaaagcattgaagagttcAGAAGTTGcaaaaaaagtttcacaagcagaAACCCGAAACtaatgaaaagtcaaatcaagttcatGATTCGTCAAAATAGGGATcccacaacttgaaatccaaatcaaatataAGAGgcaaaaatcaaatgtccaagataTAAGTTtccaacaaatcaacaaatgagctcaacaacccgAAGGCTAAAGCTTTGAAaagttcataagttgcaaaaaagttttaaaaacatgGAAGccaaagcttatgaaaagtccaatcaagttccaaatcaagtccaagatgcaaattcaaatatccaagacacaAATTCACAATTTTGTAAATCAAGTTCGATATACAAAATTTGACAACGActaaaagtcaacaaaagtcaaagcatgCTTTCGATGAAATGGTTGGAAGGAGATAAAAGACTACAATCGGTATTGcatcaagatgattaaatttcaaACGTCTTGTACTTTTAATGAAGTCTAGGAATCCatgtttattgaaatgaatgaaattgattgtcatAATTTATttccttgttcacacttatttcttaatcggaggtttctGCAACAAtatccagggtaattaacattaggggcttgcctCTAATgaaagtcatgaacccacaatctcttgaagtctaagaaaaatttaatttttatttgtgatcCGTCATTTTCATCCGCTGGATCCTAATTAAAGGCTAGGTGAGAAAAAAGGAGCATGCAACATTCTTTAAACACATCtctcaaattttatcataaACTCAATTACCAGTTCTCAGATAAGATTACTGGATCCAAGTGAAAATAAAGcatacaaatttcaaacaataaACCAAACAGAACACAAATTCCAAAATCTCACCATTCCTGACGCATCTCTCGCAAGGCACAGGATCTCCCTGCGAAGCAAAAATTCAAACCCACTTATTAGGCAATGTTCACAATCCCTAACCCCTAATCCACAAAGAAATACAAGTACGTGATCGGAGAATACTAGCAAACATCAAATGAGAACTAATAATCACCTTGATTCCAAGGAAAAGGGAGAAGGTGACGGCGGCGAGGACGGTAGCAGTGACGATCAGGGTCTGAGTGTCAATGGGTCTCCAATGGCATAGAACGAGGCGGCGGGGTGGGAAGAGGGCCTCCACTTGGGAGTGGAAGCAGACCTTAAGGGTTCCACCATGGCGCTTGGGGAGGAGGAAAAGAGAGGGAATGGAGGAATGGAAGGGAAAGGAGAAGGAAGGGGAGGAGGAGAAGCTAGGGAAAAGGTTGGGTGGAGGATAGAAGGAGGCCATTCGGATTTGGGGATAGAAGACGACATATAATGTGGAGTTGTGAAGTTGGGAACTCATGCTCTTTTCCGTTGGAATACTTTGACATGGAGACGATCACCGTCGGTGAGTGAAAAGGTATTTTCATGAAAACcacaagaaaatttcaaaataaaaataaataaaaagaacaattgTTTACCCTCTCTCTCTCACCTCGCCAAAACAAGAGTATTGCCTCAAGTTGTGATAGGGGAGGACTAGGGAATAACATAGTTCTGGAACCGAATGAGATGACTTCCcctctcacaaaaaaaaaaacaaaaaaaacaaaaaaacattaccaTTATAAAtactattgttttaatttatttatacaatcaCCGCCGATGAGTGAGAAGGTATTTTCACCTATCATATTTATTGTtcacccctctctctctctctctctctctctctctctctctctcacacacacacaaaaaaaattcacccatcatatttattgttttttatttatttatactactgttattacattttatttatttctatatgtatttatgttataaattagatataaattatatgaaaatatatatgaaataggATCCATTTTTGAAAGATGAATGACAagaataagataaataataatttattttttataaaatttcttagTTGTCTTTTGATTCAGgaggaatataaataaatgaaaatagtttatataaatatataaatcaatagcATGTGAAATTAATTAGTATGACTTGACTGagttattttggtttatttatgcTACAAGTAATTAGTAACTTTACCCAATTGGATAATATAAAACAACCCATGTGAACAAAATAATCAAGCATCAATAACAAGTGTTTTCTCTATAGAAAATAAATTCCTCATAAAAATTAACCAATAACtggaatatatatatggtttgaaAAACCCCCTGATAATTAACTGAAACTTAATCAAGATTTCCATTAGACATGCAATTTGAGAGAAATCAGGTCGACATGGCATGTCTCCTGAAAATGAAAACTATCCACCAATTGACTGAATATTATCTTGCCTCATCAAACAAGGACCATTTATTCATAAACCTGTGACGAAGAGAACCACATTGGTTCGGTAAATTCCATTACTCATATTGGCACGTAGTTTCAATAAAACTGAAAATCAAATGGAGATACCAAAGTATCCAGCAAGCAGCcactaattaaagaaagatcaacGTGTGAACACTGTTGCTGTACAAAAATGGGAAGTAATCTTGAATTAGGAGAACTTCAAAGCACTAATGAGATTCTGATGATAAAACCTCAGTAATTAGAATAATGCACAAATAGAACATAAATGGATCGCGAACCCTTCTTTTACAGCTTTTAATCTGAGACAGCATTTAAGAAAATGGCAGATATCTGTAAGACGAGTTAAATCAGACCAATGTATTTTGTTTGGTACCTCCAACATTGTCAATGCCGAATGCGGTTACTGGTTGTAATTCCTAGTACCCTTTTGATTGCTTCACCATCATAACAGGCTCTGGCCACAGCCTATCCTCCCAGTAGTCTTTTCAGCTGGAAACTTAATGAATTAGCAAACCAAATTTATCAATTTCATAGATTTTATTCATCATTACTGAGATTgcgaaatgaaaacaaaaggtaaaTTATATATGTGTGCGTGTGTGTTGTGTATGAAAATGACCAGCAAATAAGATGCCTATTATCAATGATATGCACTGataaagctcaaatgacatGAAAAGCTTTAAAATTGTTCCATTTGTAGTAAATGAAAGTCATAAGGATACAATAACGGCAGTAAATAAAATTCTTTCAGCACTTGTTCTTTACTAGAAGGTCTAAGTTCTGTCATATGGGCTGCATTAGAATAAACTCCAACCTGCATAAAGACAATGCAGATTTGAATTGCATCAGCAAATTATTGCATGATAGAAATTAGCTTCTAGCTTTAAATAACATGTTGGGGTCCAAATGGCTTAATTGATCATGACGAAAAAATTAAGGTTTGAAAGATAAATACATTGGGCTTGTCCTTAAGAGTAGGACACTGGTTATTGTTAGATGTATTGTagtattatatatgtatgtatacatatatatatgtatgcatagacatatatgtatacatatatgtatacttaccatgttctatatgtagacccaaaggatCACTCATGTATGTTATTCAAGGCATATACACTTGTTCCAcgttttctctttcttcttctttctctaacatggtatcagacgccTAGGTTTTTCCGGCCACCACCGTCAGCTGCCGTCGCCgactctctctctttctttctctccctTGCCAGACCCCTCTCTCACTTGCCACGCCGGCTCTCTCTTTATCTCGCCGCCTATCTCCTACATTCTTTCTCACCCTGTTTCTTTCCCCCATAAAAAACAAGCCTTAGATCCAAGCGACTCTCTCTTCCCACTTATTTTCCCTTGCACCCAACAATTCTCCATCACCCGCCACTTCCGTCACCAGCCAACAGTTCTCCATCACCGTCACTTTCATTTCactcattcattttaaaaaaaactcttctGAAGACTCAAGCATAAACCTGACCTATTTTGTTACTTTATTACAACCATGTATCTTTCTTTTCACCAACATTAAAGCAAGTTCCATTTCTTTGGCCTTTGCAAAAGCACTTGGGTGCTGTTCAAAATCTGAATTTGCTTCACCAACCCATTTTGCCCAATGATTCTGTCGAATTGTGTTGAGAGCTTGACAAGCATTATCATTCCAAGTTCAGTGACTACAATATCTGTTCTCAGGTCAAAAGGCCCTTATCCAGTCCGTGCCGACATCCGCCACCAGCTCTCAGCTTGCCACTGATCCTCCATCGCTCAGCCCACCACCACCAGCCCGACaacctttaatattttttctttccatgCCATGCTTTTCAATGGCATATGATTTGAAGCATCTTCCAAATAGCATGTGACAACTTTGATTAGGCCCATCGTGAGTGGAGAATTATTCCAAATAGCAAGGGACAAACATGCTGGGACCGCCCTTGATTGGAAAATGTTTTCACTTAGCAGGTGACAACTATATATATGGTGGGCCCAATCATAtacttttcttaaaaaaaacaaaaacaaaaacaaaacaaaaaaaaggaaaaaaagaaa comes from the Dioscorea cayenensis subsp. rotundata cultivar TDr96_F1 unplaced genomic scaffold, TDr96_F1_v2_PseudoChromosome.rev07_lg8_w22 25.fasta BLBR01001564.1, whole genome shotgun sequence genome and includes:
- the LOC120256678 gene encoding protein BUNDLE SHEATH DEFECTIVE 2, chloroplastic-like translates to MASFYPPPNLFPSFSSSPSFSFPFHSSIPSLFLLPKRHGGTLKVCFHSQVEALFPPRRLVLCHWRPIDTQTLIVTATVLAAVTFSLFLGIKGDPVPCERCVRNGGTKCVFCNDGKMKQETSLVDYRVCKGAGIPLYRKCAGSGYSKRL